A genomic region of Trifolium pratense cultivar HEN17-A07 linkage group LG3, ARS_RC_1.1, whole genome shotgun sequence contains the following coding sequences:
- the LOC123915648 gene encoding internalin I isoform X1, whose amino-acid sequence MNRETELVELCINAACKNRETVEKWRLQKRSLDRLPSHLADALLRRLITRRLLHPSLLEVFKHSAEEVDVKGDNSVDAEWMAYLGGFRHLRYLNIAECHRINSSALWPLTGMNSLKELDLSRCSKVNDAGINHILSVPNLEKLHISKTSVTAKGVKLLASLKNLSLLDLGGLPVDDASLASLQVLKNLQHIELWGSKISNNGAAVLNTFPKLTHLNLEWTSVTKLPNLSSLECLNMSNCTIDSILENDKAPLTKLIFSGSTFLNEAGTLLYANTNNLSFLDLAHTGLDKFFFLSKMKVIEHLNLSSCMMDDNSVEMVACIGGKLKSLNLSGTWVSSAGVGILAGHVPNLEILSLSQTSVEDTALAFISLMPSLKVVDLSNTNIKGFLHQGGTDLDSLSLTALQNLKQLERLNLEHTQVTDEALFPLSSFQELRYLSLKSPSLSDISLYHLSSVPKLTKLGICDAVLTNCSLDKVKAPENLKLMDLRGCWLLTKDAILSFSRNHPQIEVRHELVTVLPFEENGRQHSSPSRLTSRTMQAARKKEQTSLSPYFVDQRMKYSRDELLALQFMSLPLASNSERDNSTLEKQLDSM is encoded by the exons atgaaCAGAGAAACCGAATTGGTTGAACTTTGCATAAACGCAGCTTGTAAAAACAGAGAAACCGTTGAAAAATGGCGGTTACAGAAACGATCTCTCGATCGCTTACCTTCTCATCTCGCCGACGCTCTCCTCCGCCGTCTCATCACTCGCCGTCTCCTCCACCCCTCTCTCCTCGA GGTTTTCAAACACAGTGCGGAAGAGGTTGATGTAAAAGGTGATAACTCTGTGGATGCAGAATGGATGGCATATTTGGGAGGATTTCGCCATTTGCGTTATTTGAACATTGCTGAATGTCATCGAATCAATTCTTCAGCTCTTTGGCCTCTCACAG GAATGAATAGCCTTAAAGAGTTGGATCTATCTAGATGCTCCAAAGTTAATGATGCTGGAATTAATCATATACTTTCTGTTCCTAATTTGGAGAAGTTGCACATTTCGAAAACTAGCGTCACTGCCAAAGGAGTCAAGCTTCTAGCCTCTCTTAAAAACTTGTCTCTTCTTGACTTGGGCGGTTTGCCTGTCGATGATGCGTCTTTAGCTTCATTACAg GTACTGAAAAATCTACAACACATTGAACTCTGGGGTAGTAAAATATCAAACAACGGTGCTGCAGTTCTTAACACATTCCCCAAGTTAACCCATCTAAATCTTGAATGGACCAGCGTCACAAAATTGCCTAATTTATCATCTCTTGAATGCCTCAACATGAGTAATTGTACTATTGACTCTATACTTGAAAATGATAAAGCTCCTTTGACAAAGCTTATATTCTCTGGGTCTACATTCCTGAATGAAGCTGGAACCTTATTATATGCAAATACAAATAACCTGTCCTTTCTGGACTTGGCCCATACCGGCCTTGACAAATTCTTCTTCttaagtaaaatgaaagtaatAGAACATCTCAATCTCAGCTCGTGTATGATGGATGATAATTCAGTTGAGATGGTTGCATGTATTGGTGGAAAGTTGAAAAGTTTGAATCTGAGTGGTACTTGGGTTAGCTCTGCTGGAGTAGGGATTTTAGCTGGACATGTTCCCAATCTTGAAATTCTATCACTATCTCAGACATCAGTGGAAGATACTGCCCTCGCATTTATCAGCTTGATGCCTTCATTGAAGGTTGTTGATCTGAGCAATACGAACATTAAAG GGTTTTTGCACCAAGGAGGGACTGACTTGGACTCACTCTCTCTAACGGCCCTACAAAATCTGAAACAATTAGAAAGGCTGAATTTGGAGCACACTCAAGTCACCGATGAAGCTTTATTCCCTTTATCAAGCTTCCAAGAGCTGAGATATTTATCTCTTAAAAGTCCTTCACTCTCAGACATCTCACTTTACCATCTATCATCAGTTCCTAAGTTGACAAAGCTTGGTATCTGTGATGCGGTATTGACAAATTGTTCTCTTGATAAGGTTAAGGCTCCTGAAAATCTGAAACTGATGGACCTCAGAGGTTGTTGGCTCTTAACCAAAGATGCTATCTTATCATTCAGTAGAAATCATCCACAAATTGAAGTCAGACATGAACTTGTTACGGTACTTCCTTTTGAAGAAAATGGACGTCAGCATTCATCTCCATCTCGATTAACTTCAAGGACTATGCAAGCAGCTAGGAAGAAAGAACAAACG
- the LOC123915648 gene encoding internalin I isoform X3: MNRETELVELCINAACKNRETVEKWRLQKRSLDRLPSHLADALLRRLITRRLLHPSLLEVFKHSAEEVDVKGDNSVDAEWMAYLGGFRHLRYLNIAECHRINSSALWPLTGMNSLKELDLSRCSKVNDAGINHILSVPNLEKLHISKTSVTAKGVKLLASLKNLSLLDLGGLPVDDASLASLQVLKNLQHIELWGSKISNNGAAVLNTFPKLTHLNLEWTSVTKLPNLSSLECLNMSNCTIDSILENDKAPLTKLIFSGSTFLNEAGTLLYANTNNLSFLDLAHTGLDKFFFLSKMKVIEHLNLSSCMMDDNSVEMVACIGGKLKSLNLSGTWVSSAGVGILAGHVPNLEILSLSQTSVEDTALAFISLMPSLKVVDLSNTNIKGFLHQGGTDLDSLSLTALQNLKQLERLNLEHTQVTDEALFPLSSFQELRYLSLKSPSLSDISLYHLSSVPKLTKLGICDAVLTNCSLDKVKAPENLKLMDLRGCWLLTKDAILSFSRNHPQIEVRHELVTVLPFEENGRQHSSPSRLTSRTMQAARKKEQTSLSPYFIKG; this comes from the exons atgaaCAGAGAAACCGAATTGGTTGAACTTTGCATAAACGCAGCTTGTAAAAACAGAGAAACCGTTGAAAAATGGCGGTTACAGAAACGATCTCTCGATCGCTTACCTTCTCATCTCGCCGACGCTCTCCTCCGCCGTCTCATCACTCGCCGTCTCCTCCACCCCTCTCTCCTCGA GGTTTTCAAACACAGTGCGGAAGAGGTTGATGTAAAAGGTGATAACTCTGTGGATGCAGAATGGATGGCATATTTGGGAGGATTTCGCCATTTGCGTTATTTGAACATTGCTGAATGTCATCGAATCAATTCTTCAGCTCTTTGGCCTCTCACAG GAATGAATAGCCTTAAAGAGTTGGATCTATCTAGATGCTCCAAAGTTAATGATGCTGGAATTAATCATATACTTTCTGTTCCTAATTTGGAGAAGTTGCACATTTCGAAAACTAGCGTCACTGCCAAAGGAGTCAAGCTTCTAGCCTCTCTTAAAAACTTGTCTCTTCTTGACTTGGGCGGTTTGCCTGTCGATGATGCGTCTTTAGCTTCATTACAg GTACTGAAAAATCTACAACACATTGAACTCTGGGGTAGTAAAATATCAAACAACGGTGCTGCAGTTCTTAACACATTCCCCAAGTTAACCCATCTAAATCTTGAATGGACCAGCGTCACAAAATTGCCTAATTTATCATCTCTTGAATGCCTCAACATGAGTAATTGTACTATTGACTCTATACTTGAAAATGATAAAGCTCCTTTGACAAAGCTTATATTCTCTGGGTCTACATTCCTGAATGAAGCTGGAACCTTATTATATGCAAATACAAATAACCTGTCCTTTCTGGACTTGGCCCATACCGGCCTTGACAAATTCTTCTTCttaagtaaaatgaaagtaatAGAACATCTCAATCTCAGCTCGTGTATGATGGATGATAATTCAGTTGAGATGGTTGCATGTATTGGTGGAAAGTTGAAAAGTTTGAATCTGAGTGGTACTTGGGTTAGCTCTGCTGGAGTAGGGATTTTAGCTGGACATGTTCCCAATCTTGAAATTCTATCACTATCTCAGACATCAGTGGAAGATACTGCCCTCGCATTTATCAGCTTGATGCCTTCATTGAAGGTTGTTGATCTGAGCAATACGAACATTAAAG GGTTTTTGCACCAAGGAGGGACTGACTTGGACTCACTCTCTCTAACGGCCCTACAAAATCTGAAACAATTAGAAAGGCTGAATTTGGAGCACACTCAAGTCACCGATGAAGCTTTATTCCCTTTATCAAGCTTCCAAGAGCTGAGATATTTATCTCTTAAAAGTCCTTCACTCTCAGACATCTCACTTTACCATCTATCATCAGTTCCTAAGTTGACAAAGCTTGGTATCTGTGATGCGGTATTGACAAATTGTTCTCTTGATAAGGTTAAGGCTCCTGAAAATCTGAAACTGATGGACCTCAGAGGTTGTTGGCTCTTAACCAAAGATGCTATCTTATCATTCAGTAGAAATCATCCACAAATTGAAGTCAGACATGAACTTGTTACGGTACTTCCTTTTGAAGAAAATGGACGTCAGCATTCATCTCCATCTCGATTAACTTCAAGGACTATGCAAGCAGCTAGGAAGAAAGAACAAACG
- the LOC123915649 gene encoding endoglucanase 6 isoform X2 encodes MERLTQLISMLPLFFLLLPSLSFAGHDYGQALSKSIMFFEAQRSGVLPHNQRVSWRSHSGLQDGKASGVDLVGGYYDAGDNVKFGLPMAFTVTMMSWSIIEYGKQMASSGELGHAMEAVKWGTDYFIKAHPEPNVLYGEVGDGNTDHKCWQRPEDMTTDRHAYKVDPSNPGSDLAGETAAAMAAASIVFRRSNPAYSHELLRHAYELFDFADKYRGKYDSSITVAQKYYRSISGYNDELLWAAAWLYQASNNQYYLDYLGRNGDSMGGTGWQMTEFSWDVKYPGVQTLVAKFLLQGKAGAHAPVFEKYLQKSEYFMCSCLGKGSHNVQKTPGGLIYRQRWNNLQFVTSASFLATVYSDYLVSSGRNLRCDSGNVPSSELLSFAKSQVDYILGDNPRATSYMVGYGNNFPQRIHHRGSSIVSIKANPSFVSCFGGYNTWFSSKRSNTNQLTGAIVGGPDAYDDFADERKNYEQTEPATYNNAPLLGVLARLSGGHGGYNQLLPVVVPAPRPVVTKPHLSPKPRITPSPASKSGPISVEQKMTKSWVAGGRTYYRYSTIVTNKSTKNLKSLNLSISKLYGPLWGLTKSGDSYTFPAWINALSAGKSLEFVYIHSTTPADVSVANYLLA; translated from the exons ATGGAAAGGCTAACACAACTCATTTCAATGCTTCCCCTgtttttccttcttcttccatCTTTATCCTTTGCTGGTCATGACTATGGCCAAGCACTTAGCAAAAGCATTATGTTCTTTGAAGCTCAAAGATCTGGTGTTCTTCCTCATAACCAGAGAGTTTCATGGAGATCTCATTCTGGTCTTCAAGATGGTAAAGCAAGTGGG GTAGATCTAGTGGGTGGATACTATGATGCAGGTGATAATGTAAAATTTGGATTACCAATGGCGTTTACTGTTACAATGATGTCATGGAGCATTATTGAATATGGTAAACAAATGGCTTCTAGTGGTGAACTTGGTCATGCCATGGAAGCTGTGAAATGGGGTACTGATTATTTCATCAAAGCTCATCCTGAACCTAATGTTCTCTATGGAGAG GTAGGAGATGGGAACACTGACCATAAGTGTTGGCAAAGGCCGGAGGATATGACCACTGACCGTCATGCTTACAAGGTTGATCCAAGTAATCCCGGGTCGGATCTTGCCGGAGAAACCGCCGCCGCTATGGCTGCTGCTTCCATTGTATTCCGCCGTTCTAATCCTGCTTATTCACATGAACTCCTCCGTCATGCCTATGAG TTGTTTGATTTTGCGGATAAATACAGAGGCAAATATGACAGCAGCATCACAGTTGCACAGAAGTACTACAGATCCATCAGTGGATACAAT GATGAATTGCTTTGGGCTGCTGCATGGTTGTATCAAGCATCTAACAACCAATATTACTTGGATTACCTTGGTAGAAATGGTGACTCCATGGGTGGAACTGGTTGGCAAATGACTGAATTCAGTTGGGATGTTAAGTATCCCGGAGTTCAAACTTTAGTTGCGAAG TTCCTGTTGCAAGGAAAAGCTGGAGCTCATGCACCAGTGTTTGAAAAATATCTGCAAAAGTCCGAGTATTTCATGTGTTCATGCCTTGGAAAAGGTTCTCACAATGTTCAGAAGACACCTGGTGGACTCATATACCGCCAAAGATGGAACAACTTGCAGTTTGTCACAAGTGCTTCCTTTTTAGCCACTGTCTATTCTGACTACCTTGTTTCTTCTGGTAGAAACTTGAGATGTGATTCCGGCAATGTCCCTTCTTCCGAGCTTCTCTCATTCGCAAAGTCTCAG GTGGACTACATTCTTGGAGACAACCCAAGAGCTACAAGTTACATGGTGGGATATGGAAACAATTTCCCTCAAAGGATTCACCACAGAGGTTCCTCCATTGTTTCAATCAAGGCTAATCCTTCATTTGTCAGCTGCTTTGGAGGTTACAATACTTGGTTTAGTAGCAAAAGGAGCAACACTAATCAACTTACTGGTGCTATTGTTGGTGGACCTGATGCATATGATGACTTTGCTGATGAAAGAAAGAACTATGAACAAACAGAACCAGCAACCTACAACAATGCTCCTCTTTTAGGTGTTCTTGCACGACTCAGTGGCGGTCATGGTGGCTACAACCAGCTCCTTCCAG TTGTTGTTCCAGCTCCTAGACCCGTTGTTACCAAGCCACATTTATCTCCCAAACCAAGGATAACTCCATCCCCAG CGTCAAAGTCAGGCCCAATTTCCGTTGAACAGAAAATGACCAAATCTTGGGTTGCCGGTGGCAGAACATACTATAGATATTCAACAATTGTGACTAACAAATCAACCAAGAATCTCAAGTCTCTCAATCTTTCGATATCCAAGCTTTATGGTCCACTTTGGGGACTCACAAAGTCTGGTGATTCATACACATTCCCAGCATGGATTAATGCTTTATCAGCAGGTAAAAGCCTCGAATTTGTCTACATCCATTCTACCACTCCCGCAGATGTCTCAGTCGCAAACTACTTGTTGGCCTGA
- the LOC123915649 gene encoding endoglucanase 6 isoform X1, with the protein MERLTQLISMLPLFFLLLPSLSFAGHDYGQALSKSIMFFEAQRSGVLPHNQRVSWRSHSGLQDGKASGVDLVGGYYDAGDNVKFGLPMAFTVTMMSWSIIEYGKQMASSGELGHAMEAVKWGTDYFIKAHPEPNVLYGEVGDGNTDHKCWQRPEDMTTDRHAYKVDPSNPGSDLAGETAAAMAAASIVFRRSNPAYSHELLRHAYELFDFADKYRGKYDSSITVAQKYYRSISGYNDELLWAAAWLYQASNNQYYLDYLGRNGDSMGGTGWQMTEFSWDVKYPGVQTLVAKFLLQGKAGAHAPVFEKYLQKSEYFMCSCLGKGSHNVQKTPGGLIYRQRWNNLQFVTSASFLATVYSDYLVSSGRNLRCDSGNVPSSELLSFAKSQVDYILGDNPRATSYMVGYGNNFPQRIHHRGSSIVSIKANPSFVSCFGGYNTWFSSKRSNTNQLTGAIVGGPDAYDDFADERKNYEQTEPATYNNAPLLGVLARLSGGHGGYNQLLPVVVPAPTRPVVVPAPRPVVTKPHLSPKPRITPSPASKSGPISVEQKMTKSWVAGGRTYYRYSTIVTNKSTKNLKSLNLSISKLYGPLWGLTKSGDSYTFPAWINALSAGKSLEFVYIHSTTPADVSVANYLLA; encoded by the exons ATGGAAAGGCTAACACAACTCATTTCAATGCTTCCCCTgtttttccttcttcttccatCTTTATCCTTTGCTGGTCATGACTATGGCCAAGCACTTAGCAAAAGCATTATGTTCTTTGAAGCTCAAAGATCTGGTGTTCTTCCTCATAACCAGAGAGTTTCATGGAGATCTCATTCTGGTCTTCAAGATGGTAAAGCAAGTGGG GTAGATCTAGTGGGTGGATACTATGATGCAGGTGATAATGTAAAATTTGGATTACCAATGGCGTTTACTGTTACAATGATGTCATGGAGCATTATTGAATATGGTAAACAAATGGCTTCTAGTGGTGAACTTGGTCATGCCATGGAAGCTGTGAAATGGGGTACTGATTATTTCATCAAAGCTCATCCTGAACCTAATGTTCTCTATGGAGAG GTAGGAGATGGGAACACTGACCATAAGTGTTGGCAAAGGCCGGAGGATATGACCACTGACCGTCATGCTTACAAGGTTGATCCAAGTAATCCCGGGTCGGATCTTGCCGGAGAAACCGCCGCCGCTATGGCTGCTGCTTCCATTGTATTCCGCCGTTCTAATCCTGCTTATTCACATGAACTCCTCCGTCATGCCTATGAG TTGTTTGATTTTGCGGATAAATACAGAGGCAAATATGACAGCAGCATCACAGTTGCACAGAAGTACTACAGATCCATCAGTGGATACAAT GATGAATTGCTTTGGGCTGCTGCATGGTTGTATCAAGCATCTAACAACCAATATTACTTGGATTACCTTGGTAGAAATGGTGACTCCATGGGTGGAACTGGTTGGCAAATGACTGAATTCAGTTGGGATGTTAAGTATCCCGGAGTTCAAACTTTAGTTGCGAAG TTCCTGTTGCAAGGAAAAGCTGGAGCTCATGCACCAGTGTTTGAAAAATATCTGCAAAAGTCCGAGTATTTCATGTGTTCATGCCTTGGAAAAGGTTCTCACAATGTTCAGAAGACACCTGGTGGACTCATATACCGCCAAAGATGGAACAACTTGCAGTTTGTCACAAGTGCTTCCTTTTTAGCCACTGTCTATTCTGACTACCTTGTTTCTTCTGGTAGAAACTTGAGATGTGATTCCGGCAATGTCCCTTCTTCCGAGCTTCTCTCATTCGCAAAGTCTCAG GTGGACTACATTCTTGGAGACAACCCAAGAGCTACAAGTTACATGGTGGGATATGGAAACAATTTCCCTCAAAGGATTCACCACAGAGGTTCCTCCATTGTTTCAATCAAGGCTAATCCTTCATTTGTCAGCTGCTTTGGAGGTTACAATACTTGGTTTAGTAGCAAAAGGAGCAACACTAATCAACTTACTGGTGCTATTGTTGGTGGACCTGATGCATATGATGACTTTGCTGATGAAAGAAAGAACTATGAACAAACAGAACCAGCAACCTACAACAATGCTCCTCTTTTAGGTGTTCTTGCACGACTCAGTGGCGGTCATGGTGGCTACAACCAGCTCCTTCCAG TTGTTGTTCCAGCTCCTACTAGGCCTGTTGTTGTTCCAGCTCCTAGACCCGTTGTTACCAAGCCACATTTATCTCCCAAACCAAGGATAACTCCATCCCCAG CGTCAAAGTCAGGCCCAATTTCCGTTGAACAGAAAATGACCAAATCTTGGGTTGCCGGTGGCAGAACATACTATAGATATTCAACAATTGTGACTAACAAATCAACCAAGAATCTCAAGTCTCTCAATCTTTCGATATCCAAGCTTTATGGTCCACTTTGGGGACTCACAAAGTCTGGTGATTCATACACATTCCCAGCATGGATTAATGCTTTATCAGCAGGTAAAAGCCTCGAATTTGTCTACATCCATTCTACCACTCCCGCAGATGTCTCAGTCGCAAACTACTTGTTGGCCTGA